One window from the genome of Petrotoga olearia DSM 13574 encodes:
- the istB gene encoding IS21-like element helper ATPase IstB, with amino-acid sequence MKDELREQLKYCRLAGILERYEDTLQEAKRNEWDNEKFFETLIQCEVISRGNNRFQRLLRQAKFPNLKTIDQFDFSQAPYLSKKEILELSECKFIEEKTNLLFLGSPGAGKTHISIAIGIQACKKGKTVSFFTAANLGNLLVEMQEERQLTKFQKKLSKVDLLIIDELGYVQLSDQVTQLMFQIFSERYEKGSILVNSNLEFAEWAKIFHDERMTAAIIDRLIHNSKIILFNGESYRYRNQRREIKGN; translated from the coding sequence ATGAAAGATGAACTAAGAGAACAGCTCAAATATTGTCGACTAGCTGGTATATTAGAACGGTATGAGGATACACTACAAGAGGCAAAAAGAAACGAATGGGACAACGAAAAATTTTTTGAAACTTTGATTCAATGTGAAGTCATATCAAGGGGAAACAACAGATTTCAAAGGTTGTTACGCCAAGCGAAGTTTCCTAATCTAAAAACGATAGACCAATTTGATTTCAGTCAAGCACCCTACCTATCAAAGAAGGAAATACTGGAACTCAGTGAATGTAAGTTCATCGAAGAAAAGACAAATCTTTTGTTCTTAGGATCACCAGGTGCGGGAAAAACACACATAAGTATAGCGATAGGGATACAAGCATGTAAGAAAGGGAAAACAGTAAGTTTTTTCACAGCAGCCAATCTTGGGAACCTCTTAGTTGAAATGCAAGAAGAACGACAACTAACAAAGTTCCAAAAAAAGTTGAGCAAAGTAGATTTACTGATAATTGATGAACTAGGATACGTGCAGTTATCCGACCAAGTTACACAACTCATGTTCCAAATATTCTCTGAAAGGTATGAAAAAGGATCTATCTTGGTAAACAGTAACCTTGAATTTGCAGAATGGGCTAAAATATTTCACGATGAAAGGATGACAGCAGCGATTATCGACAGGTTAATCCACAACAGTAAGATAATACTATTCAACGGAGAAAGCTATCGTTACAGGAACCAAAGACGAGAAATTAAGGGAAACTGA
- a CDS encoding putative N-acetylmannosamine-6-phosphate 2-epimerase encodes MKMLKKNAFIVSCQAEEGEPLYGKETIVKMAMAAQAGGADAIRALSPENIREIKKIVNLPVIGITKNRSLKGAFITTTKKDIDNLVDADSDFIAIDCTRRERPEPLPELFDYLRKYYPHIGIIADIADIEDVKYVLPLKPDYIATTLAGYTDYTSGRDLPDLDLIEKTVKITNIPVIAEGNISTPQYARQAILYGAYAVTVGSAITRPHVIAKNFKDHLKDFRNDEISAVGIDIGGTWTRGVLTDRFGEIIKSKKIPTAATGKEVISNMLSLIKGLITNETHFMGIATGGKINFKSGIVNFSTGLIPDWEGVQIADIVEQEFHIRPKVDNDANCAAYFQHYITKVNNLLMITVGTGLGGGIIINGKIIRGIMGGGGEIGHIVYPGNNKRCTCGKVGCVETLLSGRYLREKVYEKNNEISLNNIKDYAKVMAWLIDTVKTTVDFEKCYLGGVIPKYGEKVLKEIRSSYEKIRNESGEFIEFSQLGEFAGARGSAILSFQKGEI; translated from the coding sequence ATGAAAATGTTGAAGAAGAATGCATTCATTGTATCCTGTCAAGCAGAAGAAGGGGAACCCCTATATGGGAAAGAAACTATTGTAAAGATGGCTATGGCGGCTCAGGCTGGAGGAGCAGACGCTATCAGGGCTCTTTCTCCTGAAAATATTCGAGAGATAAAAAAAATTGTTAACCTTCCAGTAATAGGAATAACTAAAAACAGGAGTTTAAAAGGGGCATTTATCACAACCACTAAAAAAGATATAGATAATTTAGTTGATGCGGACTCAGATTTTATTGCTATTGATTGTACAAGAAGAGAAAGACCTGAACCTTTACCAGAACTTTTTGACTATTTAAGAAAATATTACCCCCACATTGGAATAATAGCGGATATAGCTGACATAGAAGATGTGAAATATGTTTTACCTTTAAAGCCCGACTATATAGCAACTACACTCGCTGGTTATACTGATTATACCTCCGGAAGAGATTTACCAGATTTAGATTTAATAGAAAAAACTGTAAAAATAACGAATATACCTGTTATCGCTGAAGGGAACATCTCTACTCCTCAATATGCAAGGCAAGCAATCTTATACGGAGCATATGCTGTTACTGTTGGATCGGCCATTACTAGGCCTCATGTAATTGCTAAAAATTTTAAAGATCACCTTAAGGACTTTAGAAATGATGAAATTTCTGCTGTAGGCATAGATATAGGAGGAACTTGGACTCGTGGAGTTTTAACTGATAGATTTGGAGAAATTATAAAAAGTAAAAAGATACCTACAGCAGCAACAGGCAAAGAAGTTATTTCAAATATGCTTTCTCTAATTAAAGGTTTAATAACGAATGAGACCCACTTTATGGGAATTGCTACCGGTGGAAAAATTAATTTTAAGTCAGGAATTGTCAATTTTTCAACTGGTTTGATTCCTGATTGGGAAGGAGTACAAATTGCAGATATTGTAGAACAAGAATTTCATATACGGCCAAAGGTTGATAATGACGCTAATTGTGCCGCATATTTCCAGCATTACATCACAAAAGTCAACAATTTATTGATGATAACCGTAGGGACAGGTCTTGGTGGAGGAATAATTATTAACGGGAAGATAATAAGAGGAATTATGGGAGGTGGTGGAGAAATAGGTCACATAGTATATCCAGGAAATAACAAACGATGTACTTGTGGAAAAGTTGGTTGCGTTGAAACTTTGCTTTCTGGAAGATACTTAAGAGAAAAAGTATATGAAAAGAATAATGAAATATCCCTAAATAATATAAAAGATTATGCAAAAGTTATGGCTTGGTTAATTGATACAGTTAAAACTACCGTGGACTTTGAAAAATGTTACCTTGGTGGAGTCATTCCAAAGTACGGTGAGAAAGTATTAAAGGAAATTCGGTCCTCTTATGAAAAAATAAGAAATGAAAGTGGCGAATTTATTGAATTTAGTCAATTAGGTGAATTTGCAGGCGCAAGGGGATCGGCAATACTTTCATTTCAAAAAGGAGAAATCTAA
- a CDS encoding MurR/RpiR family transcriptional regulator, which yields MSKIQAFLNSRMPTFTKSEKKVAEYILNSKKEDITRITITELATKCGTSEATIARFVKKAGFETFQDFKLTLALDNNEDIFEEEKDITIFKNDSPQEILRKVKLGSLKSIESTTSILDINKFLQAANFIRSAKRIEIYGVGSSSAVAKILQYKLTRLGFPSYAQEDPHMQAISAATLNFGDLAIGISQSGSTKDTVDSLNVAKKHGATTISLTEHANSPITKYSDVVLEIFSGENPVKTSAGRSILVQIFAVEILSGLLYSIEYEKALTTGKDTARAVVNKLY from the coding sequence ATGAGTAAAATTCAAGCTTTTCTTAATTCTAGGATGCCTACTTTCACTAAATCTGAAAAGAAAGTAGCGGAGTATATATTAAATAGTAAAAAAGAGGACATAACAAGGATTACCATAACTGAATTAGCTACAAAATGCGGAACAAGCGAGGCTACAATTGCTCGATTCGTTAAAAAAGCAGGTTTTGAAACTTTTCAAGATTTCAAACTTACGTTAGCCTTGGATAATAATGAAGATATATTTGAAGAAGAAAAAGATATAACCATCTTCAAAAATGACTCTCCTCAAGAAATACTTAGAAAGGTAAAATTGGGTTCTCTTAAATCGATAGAGAGCACAACTTCAATACTAGACATAAATAAGTTTTTACAAGCTGCAAATTTCATTAGATCTGCTAAAAGGATAGAGATTTACGGGGTAGGATCCTCGTCAGCAGTTGCCAAAATATTACAATATAAGTTAACAAGGTTAGGGTTTCCGTCTTACGCCCAGGAAGACCCTCACATGCAAGCTATCTCCGCAGCTACTTTGAACTTTGGAGATTTAGCAATTGGAATAAGTCAAAGTGGGTCCACTAAGGACACAGTAGACTCGTTAAATGTTGCTAAAAAGCATGGGGCAACAACAATTAGTTTGACTGAACATGCGAATTCTCCTATTACAAAATATTCTGACGTGGTATTAGAAATATTCTCTGGTGAAAACCCTGTAAAAACTAGCGCAGGGAGATCTATCCTGGTTCAAATTTTTGCGGTGGAGATCTTGTCTGGCTTGTTGTATTCAATAGAATATGAAAAGGCTTTAACTACAGGAAAAGACACTGCAAGAGCAGTCGTTAATAAATTATACTGA
- a CDS encoding FAD-dependent oxidoreductase, whose product MKYRKQVTIVGGGIAGFHAAIAASRSGLKTLLIEKNSTIGGLTTLGLINPFMKYWLDNQILIKGIFQELIERLKRKGGVFFNTFDSELMKIEMMKMLKESEVELLFKTMVTEVIKEENKIISLKAQSSNGETIEIESDFFVDASGDGIVGYLSGNECFVGDETGKNQALTIMFTIAGVDFESVRRDVKNNPKNFFAWVVPNMDVISVAGYFEELEEAKKEDPSLSIDHFFFVQLPGKGRVTVNTMNISKDSIDNSELSRSILEGTIMVEKILNFAKRYVKGFENAYLEKIAPEIGIRESRRVKGMYVFTGEDVRTYKKFPDGVVKGCYGIDIHSNEKKIDEKEKGFIPKYDDYYEIPLRSLISESYTNLAIVGRCFSSDFEGQSAARIQPTCAGMGQAIGSGIYLALSKNIELFKIHPDEIENQIQKTSKL is encoded by the coding sequence GTGAAATATCGTAAACAAGTAACAATTGTCGGCGGAGGGATCGCAGGGTTCCATGCAGCGATAGCAGCTTCAAGAAGTGGCCTAAAAACATTATTAATTGAAAAGAATTCTACAATTGGCGGGCTTACTACACTTGGATTGATTAATCCTTTTATGAAATATTGGCTAGATAATCAAATACTGATAAAAGGAATATTTCAAGAACTAATTGAAAGGTTAAAAAGAAAAGGTGGAGTATTCTTCAACACTTTTGACAGCGAGTTAATGAAGATTGAAATGATGAAAATGCTGAAAGAAAGTGAAGTTGAATTATTATTTAAAACAATGGTAACAGAAGTAATAAAAGAAGAAAACAAAATTATTTCCTTGAAAGCCCAATCCTCAAATGGTGAAACAATAGAAATTGAATCCGACTTTTTTGTTGATGCCAGCGGTGACGGAATAGTTGGGTATCTTTCTGGAAATGAATGTTTTGTAGGCGATGAAACGGGAAAAAATCAAGCTTTAACAATAATGTTTACTATTGCAGGTGTTGATTTTGAGAGTGTCAGAAGAGATGTAAAAAATAACCCAAAAAACTTCTTCGCATGGGTTGTTCCGAATATGGACGTTATTTCTGTTGCAGGCTACTTTGAAGAACTAGAAGAGGCGAAGAAAGAAGACCCTTCGCTATCTATAGATCATTTCTTCTTTGTTCAGTTACCTGGTAAAGGAAGAGTGACAGTTAATACTATGAATATTTCTAAAGATTCAATTGATAACTCAGAACTTTCAAGAAGTATATTAGAAGGAACTATAATGGTAGAAAAAATATTGAATTTTGCAAAGAGATATGTAAAGGGGTTTGAAAATGCATACCTTGAAAAAATAGCCCCGGAAATTGGGATAAGAGAAAGTAGAAGAGTTAAAGGAATGTATGTTTTTACAGGAGAAGATGTAAGAACTTACAAAAAATTCCCTGATGGGGTAGTGAAAGGTTGTTATGGAATTGATATTCACTCAAATGAAAAGAAAATAGATGAAAAAGAAAAAGGTTTTATTCCGAAATATGATGACTACTATGAAATACCTTTACGATCGTTGATATCAGAAAGTTATACAAATTTAGCAATAGTTGGAAGGTGTTTTTCTTCAGATTTCGAAGGCCAATCCGCTGCAAGAATTCAACCAACATGTGCAGGTATGGGACAAGCGATTGGTTCAGGAATTTATTTAGCACTGAGCAAGAATATCGAACTTTTCAAGATCCATCCTGACGAAATAGAAAACCAGATTCAAAAGACATCAAAGTTATAG